One Curtobacterium sp. MCLR17_032 genomic window carries:
- the rfbC gene encoding dTDP-4-dehydrorhamnose 3,5-epimerase has protein sequence MQIRELKIQGAWEFTPVQHGDARGAFLEAYRADVLEETVGHPLDLRQVNMSISSRGVARGIHYALVAPSQAKYVTAVRGAFIDYIIDIRVGSPTFGQWDSVRIDDVDRRAVYLSEGLGHAIVALEDQSTVNYLVSAHYDPQREKGISILDPTVGLELPDGIGEPVLSEKDTSAPTLEQAAEQGLLPTFEECLAYTESLRTTTK, from the coding sequence GTGCAGATCCGAGAACTGAAGATCCAAGGCGCGTGGGAGTTCACCCCCGTCCAGCACGGTGACGCCCGGGGCGCGTTCCTCGAGGCCTACCGCGCGGACGTGCTCGAGGAGACCGTCGGCCACCCGCTCGACCTCCGTCAGGTGAACATGTCGATCTCGTCGCGCGGCGTCGCACGGGGGATCCACTACGCCCTGGTCGCACCGAGCCAGGCCAAGTACGTCACGGCCGTCCGCGGAGCCTTCATCGACTACATCATCGACATCCGCGTCGGTTCGCCGACGTTCGGCCAGTGGGACTCCGTCCGGATCGACGACGTCGACCGCCGTGCCGTGTACCTGTCCGAGGGGCTCGGTCACGCCATCGTCGCGCTCGAGGACCAGTCGACGGTGAACTACCTGGTCAGTGCGCACTACGACCCCCAGCGCGAGAAGGGGATCAGCATCCTCGACCCCACCGTCGGGCTCGAACTGCCCGACGGCATCGGCGAGCCGGTGCTGTCCGAGAAGGACACCAGCGCGCCGACCCTCGAGCAGGCCGCCGAGCAGGGGCTGCTCCCCACGTTCGAGGAGTGCCTCGCCTACACCGAGTCCCTCCGGACCACGACGAAGTAA
- a CDS encoding glycosyltransferase family 39 protein produces MRRPTLTLHAGIVLAAAVFAVFAAIAIGFSAPPFNSGDEAAHFDYAVSVWHGHLPVFEDGLTIKASFGTSPPVQWVSQHPPLFYAILAPVVGPLWDGGHQYQAVLAGRAVNALLAGLTVLAAGWAARRVLPTRPLAASVAAVVVSMTSMFLLVGGAVYNDLPNMAFGALAVGVAATALRRGLSTRLVVLAAVVTAAGMLSRLTFAVFVLAVLVAVLCARGNGWWNSVAGRVVAVVIAAAAPASAAGWFFLRNERLTGNIAGSQPAWAAAHLHRQQHGFVETVTDPGFWTGVFSVFRGHFAPDVHWTWWLLVGPLLLAVVVAVVPALRRSGRVASGTPAVVAGRGRVASDRLADVLVALMLAAVVVLVVFLQIRFTMQGGASQARYGLPVVPVLAVVMAIGLAGLGRFLSPLVVTVWVAAAGYDWFAIVDLSAPAFQVPATLTISRIAVVVAFVALAAVLAFVWTAALRRPATVAAPTDADADETPVPA; encoded by the coding sequence CCGTGTGGCATGGTCACCTGCCCGTGTTCGAGGACGGACTCACGATCAAGGCGTCCTTCGGGACGTCGCCGCCGGTGCAGTGGGTCTCGCAGCACCCGCCCCTGTTCTACGCGATCCTCGCGCCCGTCGTCGGGCCGCTCTGGGACGGCGGCCACCAGTACCAGGCGGTCTTGGCCGGACGAGCGGTGAACGCCCTGCTCGCCGGTCTCACCGTCCTGGCAGCGGGCTGGGCGGCGCGGCGGGTACTGCCGACCCGACCGCTGGCCGCGAGCGTCGCCGCCGTGGTCGTGTCGATGACGTCGATGTTCCTGCTGGTCGGCGGTGCCGTCTACAACGACCTGCCGAACATGGCGTTCGGCGCACTCGCGGTCGGCGTCGCGGCCACGGCGCTCCGTCGCGGTCTCTCCACCCGGCTGGTCGTCCTGGCCGCGGTCGTGACGGCTGCCGGCATGCTCAGCCGCCTCACCTTCGCGGTGTTCGTGCTGGCTGTCCTCGTCGCCGTCCTCTGTGCCCGTGGGAACGGTTGGTGGAACAGCGTGGCCGGCCGCGTGGTCGCGGTCGTGATCGCCGCCGCCGCCCCCGCCTCGGCCGCGGGCTGGTTCTTCCTCCGCAACGAGCGGCTGACCGGCAACATCGCCGGCAGCCAACCGGCGTGGGCTGCGGCGCACCTGCACCGGCAACAGCACGGGTTCGTCGAGACGGTCACCGATCCCGGCTTCTGGACCGGCGTCTTCTCGGTCTTCCGAGGGCACTTCGCGCCGGACGTGCACTGGACCTGGTGGCTCCTCGTCGGACCGCTCCTGCTCGCGGTCGTCGTCGCGGTCGTGCCCGCACTGCGGCGGAGCGGGCGTGTCGCGTCCGGAACGCCCGCCGTGGTGGCCGGTCGGGGTCGCGTCGCCTCCGACCGTCTCGCCGACGTGCTGGTCGCCCTCATGCTCGCCGCGGTCGTCGTGCTCGTCGTCTTCCTCCAGATCCGGTTCACCATGCAGGGCGGCGCCTCCCAGGCCCGGTACGGCCTGCCGGTCGTCCCGGTGCTCGCCGTCGTGATGGCGATCGGCCTCGCCGGGTTGGGTCGGTTCCTCTCGCCGCTGGTCGTCACGGTGTGGGTCGCCGCCGCCGGGTACGACTGGTTCGCCATCGTCGACCTCTCGGCTCCGGCGTTCCAGGTGCCGGCGACGTTGACGATCAGCCGGATCGCGGTCGTCGTCGCGTTCGTGGCGCTCGCTGCGGTGCTCGCGTTCGTCTGGACCGCGGCGCTCCGCCGTCCAGCCACCGTCGCGGCGCCCACCGATGCCGACGCCGACGAGACTCCCGTCCCGGCGTGA
- a CDS encoding glycosyltransferase produces MTSLRSRLARFITRRPDQRDPAAGTAPEPPLVGFVVHGAGGVHPASAHIRVTGRMSALAASGAARVAQVEPIRWADGTDTAHLDVLLVQRDAFPLASLDAAIERAHREGTRIVAEVDDDFFSREARARLVRAEYDPDRLASVERLVAAADVVVTSTEPLRAVLAAAGMPAVVVPNAVQPGLWGTGPSRPDPTGPRRILYMGSATHGDDLALLRPAFDGFVDDDGRAVRLEVVGVTDSDADWFDRLDLPEGATHYPEFVAFLRDCAHRWSAGVAPLTDDPFNDAKSDLKFLEVSMLGLPFVASDRPSYAGIDAHGGLLATNEPAAWQQALRTAFREADDRVAQARSYVRAERLVTADGDWRGALGL; encoded by the coding sequence GTGACGTCGTTGCGCTCCCGACTCGCGCGGTTCATCACCCGCCGTCCCGACCAGCGCGACCCAGCGGCCGGTACGGCACCGGAACCGCCTCTGGTCGGCTTCGTCGTGCACGGCGCCGGCGGCGTGCACCCGGCCTCCGCGCACATCCGCGTCACCGGTCGGATGTCGGCGCTCGCCGCCTCCGGAGCGGCCCGCGTCGCCCAGGTCGAGCCGATCCGCTGGGCCGACGGGACGGACACGGCCCACCTCGACGTGCTCCTCGTGCAGCGCGACGCCTTCCCGCTCGCCTCGCTCGACGCCGCGATCGAGCGCGCACACCGCGAGGGCACCCGCATCGTCGCGGAGGTGGACGACGACTTCTTCAGCCGGGAGGCCCGTGCCCGGCTCGTCCGCGCCGAGTACGACCCCGACCGACTCGCGTCCGTCGAGCGCCTGGTGGCGGCCGCCGACGTGGTCGTCACGTCGACGGAGCCGCTGCGCGCGGTGCTCGCGGCGGCGGGCATGCCGGCGGTGGTGGTGCCGAACGCCGTCCAGCCGGGGCTGTGGGGGACCGGCCCGTCCCGCCCGGACCCGACCGGCCCCCGCCGGATCCTCTACATGGGGTCCGCGACGCACGGCGACGACCTGGCGCTCCTCCGGCCGGCATTCGACGGGTTCGTGGACGACGACGGGCGTGCGGTCCGCCTCGAGGTGGTCGGCGTGACGGACTCCGACGCCGACTGGTTCGACCGCCTGGACCTGCCCGAGGGGGCGACGCACTACCCCGAGTTCGTGGCGTTCCTCCGGGACTGTGCGCACCGTTGGTCGGCGGGGGTCGCACCGCTCACCGACGACCCGTTCAACGACGCCAAGAGCGACCTCAAGTTCCTCGAGGTCAGCATGCTCGGGCTGCCGTTCGTCGCTTCGGACCGGCCCTCCTACGCGGGCATCGACGCGCACGGTGGTCTGCTCGCCACGAACGAGCCGGCCGCGTGGCAGCAGGCACTGCGGACCGCCTTCCGGGAGGCCGACGACCGGGTGGCGCAGGCCCGGTCGTACGTGCGTGCCGAGCGGCTCGTGACGGCCGACGGCGACTGGCGAGGAGCCCTCGGCCTCTGA